The following DNA comes from Acidobacteriota bacterium.
CGGGAAGTGTCTGCCGAAGGGCGGTCGCGCGCGTTCATCGACGACGTGCTTGTCACCGCGGCGACGTTACGAGATCGGATGACGGCGTGGGTGGATCTCCACGGTCAACACGAACATCAGACACTCCAACTCCCGGAGACGCACCTCGACCTCCTGGATCGCGTGGCGGGACTGGCGCCGCTCCGTGCCGAGGTGCGCGACGCGCATGTCACGTGGACGGCCGCCCGGGAGGCACTGGCGGCCACGCAGCTGGACGCCCGCGAACGCGCGGCGCGGATCGAACTCCTGTCGTTCCAGCTCGGAGAAATCGACAAGGTGTCGCCGCTTGCCGGCGAGGACGAACAACTCGCGGCCACCAGACAGGTGCTGGCCAACGCCGGGCGGCTCCAGCGTTTGGGGCAGGAGGCCTACCAGGCGCTGTACGAGGACGAACACGCCGCACTCCAGATGCTTGCGACGGTCTGGAAGCGCCTCGATGAACTGGCGCACGTCGATCCCGCTGCACAGCCGTACGCCGTGCAGCGCGACGTGGTGAAAGCGCAGCTCGACGATTTGGCCTACTTCCTGCGCGACTACGTGTCCGGCATCGAGGCATCGCCGGAGCGCCTGCAGGAGGTCGAGGATCGACTGGCGCTCCTGGAGCGGTTGAAGCGCAAGTACGGCCCGACGCTTTCGGACGTCGGCAGACATCAGACGATGCTTCGCGAGCAACTCGCCACGCTGCAGCAGCCGGAGGGGCAGGTCGCCCGCCTGGAGGCTGCCGCGGATGAGGCCGCGCGGGTGTACCGCGAAAAGGCTGGCGCGCTCTCGCTCGCCCGTCGGACGGCCGCCGCGCCCTTCGCCGAACGGCTCCGCGCCGAACTGGCCGGCCTCGCGATGCCGCACGCCGAGGTGACGTTCAGATTCGAGCCATTCGACTCCGCCGCGGGAGATCTCCTCGGCGTCGGTCAGGACCAGTGGACGGCGTTCGGGTTCGACAGCGCCGAGCTCCTGTTGTCGGCCAACCCCGGCGAGGCGCCGCGACCACTGGCGCGCGTGGCCTCGGGCGGCGAGTTGTCTCGAGTGATGCTCGCGGTGAAGGTGCTCGATACGCCGGAGCGAACCGGCCGCACCCTCATCTTCGACGAGGTGGACGCGGGAATCGGTGGGCGAGTGGCAGACACTGTCGGTGCCAGGCTGCACGCGCTGGCGGCGCACGCCCAGGTGCTGTGCGTCACGCACCTGGCGCAGGTGGCCGCGCACGCCGACGCCCACATCCACATCAGCAAGCATGTGAGTGGCGGCCGTACGACCACGACGGCCGGGCCCCTCGACGGGGAAGGCCGCGTGCAGGAGCTGGCGCGGATGATGGCGGGGGATACGTCGGCACCGATGCTCGAGGGTGCCAGATCCCTGCTGCACGCCAAGACGCCAACTTCGACGCGGGTCCGCACGACCGAGGCGAAAGGCGAAAGTGGCCGAGGCGAAAGCGAAGCCGCGGCAAAAGGCGAAAGCGAAAGTGCGGGGCGCGACGAGCGTCACAAGGGCAAGGGACGTGGCTCGAAAGTATCTGGTTGAAGCGTACGGCTGTCAGATGAACATGCACGACGGCGAACGGCTCGCCGGCCTGCTCGAATCCGCCGGATTCGAAGCGACCGCCGACCCGGCCGACGCCGACGTCATCGTCATCAACACTTGCAGCGTCCGCGAACGTGCGGAGGAGAAGCTGTTCACGCGCCTGGGCGAATTCCGTGAAGCCGCACAGGCCGTGGGCAATCAGCCCGTGATCGCCGTCACGGGATGCGTCGCGCAGCAGGAAGGTGCGGCACTCCTGAAACGCTCGAAGTTGATCGACGTCGTCGTTGGCACGCAGCGTGTGAAGCAGCTGCCGATGCTCGTCACGCGCGCGCTGGACGAGACGGATGTCGGCCCGCACGTCGATATCAATCCCCACGAAGACGTGTCGTTTCCGCTTGGCATCGCGCGTCGCACCGATGCGATCAAGGCCTACGTGAACATCATCGAAGGCTGCAACGAGTTCTGCGCATTCTGTGTCGTGCCGTACACGCGCGGCCACGAACGCATGCGACCGTCGGCCGAGATCCTGGCCGAAGTCAGGGAAGCCGCCGCTCGCGGGCACAGGGAAGTACAGCTCCTCGGGCAGATCGTGAACCACTACCAGGCTCCAGACGATGCCACGTGCGATTTCGCGGGTTTGCTGGAGCGCGTGCACGAGGTACCCGGCATCGAGCGGATCCGTTTCGCGAGCCCTCATCCGCGCCACGTGACGCCTCGTCTGCTCGAGGCATACCGCACGCTGCCGAAGGTTTGCCGGCACCTGCACCTGCCAGTCCAATCGGGCTCCACGCGCATTCTGGCTGCGATGCGACGGCGGTATTCCCGCGAGCGCTACCTCGAAATCATCCAGGAGGCCCGCGAAGTCGTCCCAGACATCCAGTTGTCGACAGACATGATCGTCGGCTTCCCGGGCGAGACGACCGCCGACTTCGAGGATACGCTCACGCTGACGGCCACAGCGCAGTACCACAGCATGTTCAGCTTCAAGTACTCGCCGCGCCCGCGTACGCTGGCCATCAAGCGCATGCCAGACGATGTGCCGGAGGTCGAGAAGACGCGCCGCATCGTCCAATTGCAGGCGCTGCAGCGGGAGATCCAGGGCGCGCTGCACAGGCGGGCCGTCGGCAGCGTGCAGCAGGTGCTCGTCGACGCCACGAGCCGGCGCCGCGATCACGAACTGTCTGGCCGCACCGGTGGCAACACGGTCGTCAATTTCCCTGGTGATCCCGCGTGGCTCGGCAGATTCGCGCAGGTCAGGATCACCGACGCCGGCCCGAACAGCGTCCGCGGCGAGATCGTCGCGGTGGAGGACTGATGCCCATCCCGATGCTGATCAAGGGGCTCATGATGGACCCCGTCACCAACATGCCGATCGTCGTCTTGCGCGATCACGCGGGGGAGCGCACACTCCCCATCTGGATCGGCATGTTCGAGGCACACGCCGTGGCGCTGCAACTGGAGAACAGCCACTCGGCGCGACCGATGACGCACGATCTCCTGCGCCACATCATCGAAGCCCTGGGGGGCGCGGTATCGGAAATCCACATCACGGACGTCAAGGAAGGGACATTCTTCGCGCACGTCTACGTCACGCTGCACGGTGACACCGTCGCCGTCGACGCCAGACCATCAGACGCGCTCGCCCTGGCGCTCCGTTCCAGAGCCCCCGTCTACGTCGCCGAGCACGTCCTGGCCGACGCCAAGCCTCTGGCCGCACCAACGTCCCAGGAGACCGAACGCCTCCAGCACTGGCTGGAGAGCCTCGATCCCGACGACATGGGCCAGTACAAGATGTGATCGCACCGCCTTCCCGTAGAATGCCCGTGGGCACGACGAACGACCGATGATTCTGGCCATCGCCAATCAGAAGGGCGGCGTGGGGAAGACCACGACCGCGATCAACCTGGCAGCGGCACTGTCTCTGCGCGGACGGCCGACCCTGCTCGTGGACCTCGATCCGCAGGCCAACAGTACGATGTCGTTCCTCGACATGACGGCTGTGGGCGCGAGCATGTACGAGGCGATGACAGGCGAGGGCGGCGTCACGCTGCCGTCGATCATCACGCCAACAAACCAACCGCACCTCAGCCTCGCCCCGGCCCGCATCGCTCTGGCGAAGCTGGAGGCCAAGCTGGTCGGCGAGCTCGATGCCCACTTCCGCCTCAAGGAAAAGCTCGCACCACTCGAATCGCAGTTCCCCTACATCGTCATCGACTGCCCGCCGACCCTGGGGCTCCTCACCGTCAATGCACTCGTCGCGGCCACGCATCTCGTGGTCCCCATCCAGTCGTCATACTTCGCGCTGGAAGGTACGGACGACCTGCTCGAAACGGTGGGGAAGGTGCAGGTTCGCGCCAATCCGTCGCTACAGGTGCTCGGCGTGCTGATTACCATGCACGACCGTCGAACCAGCCTCGCGCGCGACATCCGTGAACAGATTCAGAAAGTGTTCGGCCAGAAGGTGTTCAAGACCGTGATCACGAAGAGCGTCAGGCTCGAGGAGAGCCCGGCGTACAAGGAAGCCATTTTCAGCTTCGCGCCGGAGTCGTCCGGCGCATCCGAGTACTACAGCGTCAGCGAGGAGGTTCTGAGCCGTGTCTAAGCGAGGGCTCCCTGAAACCGTTCGCATGCGTCACGACGCACACTACGTCGACACACTGACCGCCTCGGCCGGCGCACCGGTGGGACGGATGATTCCGATCGAGCACATCGATCCGAACCCGAACCAGCCGCGCCAGGTCATGGGCGACCTCTCGGAGCTCATCGCCTCCGTCAAGGAACAGGGGCTCATCGAGCCCATCGTTGTCCGACAGCGCGGGACACGGTTTCAGATCGTGGCGGGGGAGCGTCGCTACCAGGCGGCCGTCAGGGCAGGCATCGAGGAACTCCCTGTCGTCATCCGCGACGTCGATGACGTGGGCATTCTGGAAATCGCCCTGGTCGAGAACCTTCAGCGCAAGGATCTGACGGCATTCGAAGAGGCCGAAGCGCTCCACGCCCTCTGCCAGAAGGCGGGCTACACGCACGAGAAGCTGGCGCAGAAGCTGGGCAAGAGCCGCACGGTGATCACCGAATCGCTCTCGCTCAACCAGATGCCCGACCAGATCAAGCAGCTTTGTCGGCTGGCCGACATTTCCTCCAAGTCATTGCTGTTACAGGTAGTTAGACAAAGTGACCCAGAGAAAATGGCGGTACTCGTCGAGCAGATGTCACGCCAGGGCGGCATGACCCGACAGGAAGTGCGCGAACAGGCCAAACCGAAGGCGCCAGCCAGGGGTCGGCCGCGTGCGTACACATTCACGTACAAGGCGCCCACCAAACAGTTCGCATTCTCCCTGAGCTTCAAGAAGACCACCGTCGAGCCAGACGAGGTCATCGAAACCCTCGAACGCATCCTCGACGACCTCAAGACCAAACGCCTCGAATCCCACGCCACACCGGACGGCCCAACATCCGGGGAATAGACAGTCAATGGGCGGCCTGGCCCGGAGGGCCGACCCGACCTCTGCCACGAGGCCGACAGAGGAAGACGCCCTAAAGGATTTGGCTGTAAGTTAACATAATGTGTATTATCGGACTCTAGGCATAAAGCTAATCTTTGCGCCTGTTGAAGCCCTGTGTGGATGTTGTTGTGTGGTTCGCCCTAACGCCACCGGCCGCGACAGTTGGCGACGGCCACGACTTCTGGAATGATCGTCTGACTGAACGGGTCGCCCTCGTCGGCTGGCCTGGCCGACACGACCCGCATGCTGCGCACGCTCGATCGCTACATCATCCGTGAGACCCTCGCGCCGTTCGGGCTGACGCTGCTCATCCTGACGTTCGTGCTCCAGATCCCCACGATCATGGACGTCGCCGAAGGACTCATCGCCAAGGGCGTGACGCTGCCGACCATCGGGCAGATCCTCCTGACGCTCCTGCCCTCGTCGCTGGCCCTGACCATCCCCATCAGCCTCCTCGTGGGTCTCCTGATGGCGCTCGGACGACTGTCGGCCGACCGCGAGGCCGTGGCCATGCAGGCGTGCGGCGTCAGCCTCTACCGGATCCTGCGACCCGTGCTCCTGATGGCACTGGTCGGCACGGCCGTCACGGCCTGGATCATGGTCGACGCCATGCCGCGGGCCAATCAGGCCTTCCGGACCATCACCTTCCGGATCGTCCAGGCCAAGGCCGAGGGTGACGTCAAACCACGGGTGTTCTTCACCGAGTTCCCGAACCTCGTCCTGTACGTCCGTGACGTGCCGCCCAATACCAGGGGCTGGAAGGGCGTCTTCCTCGCAGACACCCGCAATCCGGGCGAGCCGCAGCTCCTCACGGCCGAGAGCGGCCATTTCGTCCTGGATCCCGGGCAGCGCCGCGTCGACCTCATCCTCGAAGACGGCATCCTGCACCGCTCGCAGACCGACACGCCGGCGCAGTACGAGCTGCAGCAGTTCGGGTCGCTGACCGTCCAGCTCGACCCTGAGACAGTGTTCCCACGGCAGAGCCTGGCCAAGGGCGACAACGAGCTGACCATCCCGGAGCTGCGCGCCAAGGCGGCGGAGCTGCGCGGTCAAGGGCTGTCTGCCCACAACCCGATCATGGCGATTCAGCGCAAGTACACCATTCCGGTGGCCTGCCTCGTCTTCGGGCTGATTGCGCTCGTGCTCGGCATCACGCACCGCAAGGACGGCAAGAACGCCGGGTTCGTGATCGGCATCGGCGTGGTGCTCGTGTACTACGTGCTGATGTACATGGGCGAGGCCCTCGCCAAAGGCCAGAAGGTGCCCGCCGACCTCGCCCTCTGGATCCCCAACATCGTCCTCGGCTCGGCGGGGCTGGTGCTGCTCGTGCTGAAGACGCGCGGCTACGAGTTCTCCCCGTCGATCAGGATCCCGGTACCGGCGCGCGTGGCCGCGTGGTTCTCACGCCGCAGCGCCGCAGACGCACCGGCCGGCGACACGACGCCCGACAAGGCGGCCGAGGCCTGGACGACAGCCGGGCGCGCGCGAAAGCCAGGCGCCAACCAGGTGGTGATCGTCATCAAGGTGCCGCAGGGGATTCTCCCCTCCTTCAACATCCTCGATCGCTACCTGAGCCGGATCTACCTGCGCGTCTTCGGCGTGACGTTCCTCGGGATGCTGGCGGTGTTCTACATCGCCATCTTCACCGACTACAGCGAGTACCTCTTCAAGGGCCGGACGACGGGGGGATTGCTCCTGAGCTTCTTCGCGTACTCGACGCCGCAGTACATCTACTACATCACCGCGCTGGCGGCGCTCGTCGGCACGCTGGTCACCGTGGGCCTGCTCACGAGGACGAGTGAGCTGACGGTCATGCAGGCGTGCGGCGTGTCGCTGTATCGCGCCACGGTCCCGATGCTGCTGTTCGGGTTGCTCTGGAGCGCGGTGCTCTTCGGCATGGAGCAGAGCATCCTCGCGGCGTCGAACCGGCGGGCGGAGGAACTGCGCGCGCTCATCCGCAGCGGCGTGGCACGCACGTACGGCCTGGCCAGCCGCCAGTGGATGGCGGGCAGTCATGGCCAGTTGTACCACTACGGCCGTTTCGACCCCGGTGCGCAGCGGCTCGAGGACTTCACCGTCTACACCTTCGGGTCGCGGGGCTGGAACATCGTCGGTCGCACGTACGCACGCGTGGCCACGAACATGAACGACACGACATGGCGCGCCGACCTGGGATGGCAGCGCACGTTCGGCGACAAGAATGCCGTGACGCAGTTCACGGTCTTCCCCACGCAGACCATCGCGCTCGATCCGCCGGCGTACTTCGGCGTCGAGGAACCGGAGGCCGTCCTCGCCGAGCGCCTCAAGGTGCCGCAGTTGCGCACGCACATCGCCGAACTGGAGAAGGCCGGCTACAGCACCATTCCGCTGCAGGTGGCCTTGCACAGGAAGATCGCGTTCCCGTTCATCACCGTGATCATGACGCTCATCGCCATCCCCTTCGGCGTCACCACCGGACGCAAGGGCACGATGTTCGGCATCGGCATCGGCATCGCCCTGGCCATCCTCTACTGGACCACCCAGAGCTTCTTTGCCGCCGTCGGTAGCGCCGGTGTGCTGGCTCCCCCGCTCGCCGCCTGGGCCCCGAACATTCTCTTCATCGCCATCGCCACCTATCTGGTCGCCAGCGCCCGCACGTGACCCGTCCGTCCTCCTTCTGCCCTCGTCAGCTGCGCGGATGGTGGGCGTCGTAGAGACGCTTGAGGCGGGCTTCGAGCACGTGCGTGTAGATCTGCGTCGTGGAGAGCGCGGCGTGTCCGAGCATCATCTGGATCGCACGGAGATCCGCACCGCGATCGAGCAGATGCGTGGCGAAGGAATGCCGCAGCACGTGCGGCGACACGCCGGTCGTGACGCCGGCCTTCAGGGCATACGCTTTCAACAACTTCCAGAACCCGACGCGCGTGAGCGCCGCGATTCCGCGGCCGCTCGGAAACAGCCACGGTGACGAGCGACCTTTCGTGAGGGCCGCGCGGCCGTCGGAGAGGTAGGCCTCGAGTGCCGCGATCGCCTGCTCCCCCACGGGCACGATTCGCTGCTTGTCGCCCTTGCCGATGCACGTGAGATAGCCGGCATCGAGGTTCACGTCAGACGGGCGGAGCGACACGAGCTCGGAGACGCGAAGTCCCGTGGCATACAGCACGTCGAGCAACGCCCTGTCCCGCCTGCCCCTCGGTGTCGTCAGGTCCGGTGCGGCCAGGAGCGCATCGACCTCGTCGAGCGACAGGTAGCGCGGCAATTCGCGCCAGGCGCGAGGCGGCCGCAAATCTTCCGCCGGGTTGGCCGCGATGGCGCGTCCGATCAGGAGATGCCTGTAGAACCCTCGCACACCGGCCACCATGCGGGCGACCGAGCGTGGCGAGTATCCTTCCGCCATCAAGCGCCGGACGAACGCCTCGAGGTCGTGGAGCGTCAACGCGTCAGGCGTGGTGCCCCTGCCGGCAGCGAAGCGCGCCAGGTGCAGCAGGTCGCGACTGTAGCTCTCGACAGACAGTGGCTGCAGGCGACGCACGACGCGCAGGTGATCGAGGTAGGCGTCGATACGCGCATCGGAGCGCACGGAAGCGTCGTCGGTCACGGCTCAGGGCATCATACGTAGAACCGTTTCGAAGACCTATCTGAGTTCCGCAGTTCCTGGAGCACACATTGGCACCGATGATCGAGATTCGCAACCTGTCCAAGTCGTACAAGACCCGCGCCGGTGAAACGTGGGTGCTGCGACGCATCGACCTCGACATCACGGATGGCGAGTTCGTCACGATCATGGGGCCGAGCGGGGCGGGCAAATCCACCTTGTTGTCGATCATGGGGCTCTACGACCACGCGTGGACGGGCAGCTACGTCCTGAAGGGAGAGCCGGTGCACGCCAGGTCGGCGCGGGAACGGGCGGCGCTCAACCAGCGGCACATCGGCTTCGTGTTCCAGCAGTTCCACCTGCTCGACGACCTCACCGTGGCCGAGAACCTCGACATCCCGCTCTCCTATCGCGACGTCCCGCGGTCCGAGCGCCAGGCGCTGGTAGCCGACATGCTCGACCGCTTCCACATGGTCGGCAAGAAGGATCTCTTCCCGAATCAGCTCAGCGGCGGACAGCAGCAACTCGTGGCCGTGGCCCGCGCCATCATCGCCAAGCCGTCGGTGCTGCTTGCCGACGAACCGACCGGCAACCTGCACAGCGATCAGGGCCGCGAGATCATGGAACTGTTCCGCCAACTGAACGAGGCCGGCACGACGATCGTCCAGGTCACGCACTCGGACGTCAACGCCGCCTACGGCCATCGCACGATCCGCTTGCGCGACGGCTGGATGGAGGACGAGAACGGCGCGATTCCATAGGGACAGGGACAATGGAAGCCGCCCTCGCCTATCCGACCGGCCGCTACCCGGCCGTCACCGCACCCGATCTGACGGCGCGGGATACGCGCGAGCGGTTGTCGGGGGCGGCGCTTCGAGGGTTCTTCAACATCATGGCGCGCTGGCAGGTGCGCGACGAGGATGCGCGCGTGCTGCTGGGCGGCGTCAGCAACGGCCCGTTCTACGAGATGAAGCGCCAGCCCGATCGCACGCTCGACACCGATCGGCTCACGCGCGTCTCGTATCTCGTAGGCATCTACAAGGCCCTCCACATCCTGCACGGCGAGGCGCTCGCCGACCAGTGGGTGCACCTCCCCAACACGAACCCCATCTTCGCCGGCGAGACGCCGCTGGCCTACATGCGCCGCGGCGGCCTGCCGGCCATGCAGACCATCAGATGACTCCTCGACGCGCGTCGCGCGGGATGACATCCCCGCCGGCTCGTCTCGTCCGCCAGGTCGACACGCATCGTCTCGTGCCCTCGTGTCATCGCCGGAAGGGCGACAGCGTCCTCGTGGACATCGCAGACGATGACGCGCACCTGCGGGCGCTGTTCGAGCTCGATAGCGCCACGAACGACCGCCTGCTCGCCGGCGCGCACCTGCTGCCCGGCATCGGCCTCGATGAACTGGTCGCCGGCGTGCCGAATGCCATTGTCGTGAATGCCTCGTTCTGCCACGCGCACCCGCTAGGCGCGCGATTCAGCAGTCCCGACCGCGGCGCGTGGTATGCGGGGTTCGAACTCGCCATGTCGCAGGCAGAAGTGGCCTTTCACAAGTCGGTGCAGCTGGCCGAGATCGGACGTTTCGAGGACTCGATCACGTACGACGACTACCTGGCCGACTGCAGCGGCAGCTTTCACGATCTGCGCACCACCCGCGCGTTCCAAACGTGCCTCGCGCCGGACAGTTACGAGGCGTCACAGGCGCTTGCCGAGCGTCTGCTGCACACCGGCTCGCTGGGTGTCGTGTACCCGAGTGTCAGGAAGGCCGGCGGCACCTGCCTCGCCTGCTTCCGGCCTGCAGTTGTCGGGCACGTACGGCTGGCGAACACCTACCGCTTCACGTGGCACGGCACACCGCGCCCGGAAATTCGCATCGAGAAACCGCGGCACTGAAGGCCGGGCTCGGCCTTCGACTCCGCTCAGGCCGCCGTGAGCTGGCCGAGGGGCGGAGACCCGGCTACCGTCACTCCCGGCATCCGCTGCATTCCCGGCATTTCTGAGGATGGGACGCGGCGTCCCACAAGCGGACACTGCTCTCGCGCCCTGAACCGCCACGCCAGCACACGTCAGTTCGAGATTTGTTCCGCTTTTCACCAGAGTACCGCTCGATCGCCGCGTGGCCGGCTTCTTGCCACACTGGTTGCCGTGGTAGACGTCCCACTCTCTCCAACCGAACGTCGTCGACGCCGTCTTCGGAAGCTGCGCGTGCCTGCGCTCGTCTCGATCCTGATGCTCGTGGGCGGCGTCGCCGTGATGCGGATGGCACCCGCCGCGCCATCGGTCGACGCCGGGCCGCTCTGGTTCGACAACGTCCAGCGTGGCGAACTCGTGCGCGAAGTGCGCGGCACGGGCACGCTGGTGCCGGTCGATACCGCCTGGATCGCCGCATCGACGGACGGCCGCGTTGCGCGGATCGTCCTCCGCCCGGGCGCGCAGGTCGAGCCCGACGATGTGATTCTGCAGTTGGATAATCCGCGCCTCGAGCAGGAGGTGGTGGATACGCGCCTGCAGCTCGCGGCCGCCCAAGCGCGTCTCCGCCGCGCCG
Coding sequences within:
- the xerD gene encoding site-specific tyrosine recombinase XerD, coding for MDAYLDHLRVVRRLQPLSVESYSRDLLHLARFAAGRGTTPDALTLHDLEAFVRRLMAEGYSPRSVARMVAGVRGFYRHLLIGRAIAANPAEDLRPPRAWRELPRYLSLDEVDALLAAPDLTTPRGRRDRALLDVLYATGLRVSELVSLRPSDVNLDAGYLTCIGKGDKQRIVPVGEQAIAALEAYLSDGRAALTKGRSSPWLFPSGRGIAALTRVGFWKLLKAYALKAGVTTGVSPHVLRHSFATHLLDRGADLRAIQMMLGHAALSTTQIYTHVLEARLKRLYDAHHPRS
- a CDS encoding ABC transporter ATP-binding protein, giving the protein MIEIRNLSKSYKTRAGETWVLRRIDLDITDGEFVTIMGPSGAGKSTLLSIMGLYDHAWTGSYVLKGEPVHARSARERAALNQRHIGFVFQQFHLLDDLTVAENLDIPLSYRDVPRSERQALVADMLDRFHMVGKKDLFPNQLSGGQQQLVAVARAIIAKPSVLLADEPTGNLHSDQGREIMELFRQLNEAGTTIVQVTHSDVNAAYGHRTIRLRDGWMEDENGAIP
- a CDS encoding RES family NAD+ phosphorylase produces the protein MTSPPARLVRQVDTHRLVPSCHRRKGDSVLVDIADDDAHLRALFELDSATNDRLLAGAHLLPGIGLDELVAGVPNAIVVNASFCHAHPLGARFSSPDRGAWYAGFELAMSQAEVAFHKSVQLAEIGRFEDSITYDDYLADCSGSFHDLRTTRAFQTCLAPDSYEASQALAERLLHTGSLGVVYPSVRKAGGTCLACFRPAVVGHVRLANTYRFTWHGTPRPEIRIEKPRH
- a CDS encoding ParB/RepB/Spo0J family partition protein, translating into MRHDAHYVDTLTASAGAPVGRMIPIEHIDPNPNQPRQVMGDLSELIASVKEQGLIEPIVVRQRGTRFQIVAGERRYQAAVRAGIEELPVVIRDVDDVGILEIALVENLQRKDLTAFEEAEALHALCQKAGYTHEKLAQKLGKSRTVITESLSLNQMPDQIKQLCRLADISSKSLLLQVVRQSDPEKMAVLVEQMSRQGGMTRQEVREQAKPKAPARGRPRAYTFTYKAPTKQFAFSLSFKKTTVEPDEVIETLERILDDLKTKRLESHATPDGPTSGE
- a CDS encoding bifunctional nuclease family protein, whose product is MPIPMLIKGLMMDPVTNMPIVVLRDHAGERTLPIWIGMFEAHAVALQLENSHSARPMTHDLLRHIIEALGGAVSEIHITDVKEGTFFAHVYVTLHGDTVAVDARPSDALALALRSRAPVYVAEHVLADAKPLAAPTSQETERLQHWLESLDPDDMGQYKM
- the recN gene encoding DNA repair protein RecN gives rise to the protein MIRYLSIRQLAVIDALDLSLDEGLTVLTGETGAGKSVLVEGIGLLLGGRASADMVRTGAATATVQAIVATPDGREVIVRREVSAEGRSRAFIDDVLVTAATLRDRMTAWVDLHGQHEHQTLQLPETHLDLLDRVAGLAPLRAEVRDAHVTWTAAREALAATQLDARERAARIELLSFQLGEIDKVSPLAGEDEQLAATRQVLANAGRLQRLGQEAYQALYEDEHAALQMLATVWKRLDELAHVDPAAQPYAVQRDVVKAQLDDLAYFLRDYVSGIEASPERLQEVEDRLALLERLKRKYGPTLSDVGRHQTMLREQLATLQQPEGQVARLEAAADEAARVYREKAGALSLARRTAAAPFAERLRAELAGLAMPHAEVTFRFEPFDSAAGDLLGVGQDQWTAFGFDSAELLLSANPGEAPRPLARVASGGELSRVMLAVKVLDTPERTGRTLIFDEVDAGIGGRVADTVGARLHALAAHAQVLCVTHLAQVAAHADAHIHISKHVSGGRTTTTAGPLDGEGRVQELARMMAGDTSAPMLEGARSLLHAKTPTSTRVRTTEAKGESGRGESEAAAKGESESAGRDERHKGKGRGSKVSG
- a CDS encoding DUF2384 domain-containing protein produces the protein MEAALAYPTGRYPAVTAPDLTARDTRERLSGAALRGFFNIMARWQVRDEDARVLLGGVSNGPFYEMKRQPDRTLDTDRLTRVSYLVGIYKALHILHGEALADQWVHLPNTNPIFAGETPLAYMRRGGLPAMQTIR
- the miaB gene encoding tRNA (N6-isopentenyl adenosine(37)-C2)-methylthiotransferase MiaB: MNMHDGERLAGLLESAGFEATADPADADVIVINTCSVRERAEEKLFTRLGEFREAAQAVGNQPVIAVTGCVAQQEGAALLKRSKLIDVVVGTQRVKQLPMLVTRALDETDVGPHVDINPHEDVSFPLGIARRTDAIKAYVNIIEGCNEFCAFCVVPYTRGHERMRPSAEILAEVREAAARGHREVQLLGQIVNHYQAPDDATCDFAGLLERVHEVPGIERIRFASPHPRHVTPRLLEAYRTLPKVCRHLHLPVQSGSTRILAAMRRRYSRERYLEIIQEAREVVPDIQLSTDMIVGFPGETTADFEDTLTLTATAQYHSMFSFKYSPRPRTLAIKRMPDDVPEVEKTRRIVQLQALQREIQGALHRRAVGSVQQVLVDATSRRRDHELSGRTGGNTVVNFPGDPAWLGRFAQVRITDAGPNSVRGEIVAVED
- a CDS encoding ParA family protein, whose translation is MILAIANQKGGVGKTTTAINLAAALSLRGRPTLLVDLDPQANSTMSFLDMTAVGASMYEAMTGEGGVTLPSIITPTNQPHLSLAPARIALAKLEAKLVGELDAHFRLKEKLAPLESQFPYIVIDCPPTLGLLTVNALVAATHLVVPIQSSYFALEGTDDLLETVGKVQVRANPSLQVLGVLITMHDRRTSLARDIREQIQKVFGQKVFKTVITKSVRLEESPAYKEAIFSFAPESSGASEYYSVSEEVLSRV
- a CDS encoding LptF/LptG family permease; amino-acid sequence: MLRTLDRYIIRETLAPFGLTLLILTFVLQIPTIMDVAEGLIAKGVTLPTIGQILLTLLPSSLALTIPISLLVGLLMALGRLSADREAVAMQACGVSLYRILRPVLLMALVGTAVTAWIMVDAMPRANQAFRTITFRIVQAKAEGDVKPRVFFTEFPNLVLYVRDVPPNTRGWKGVFLADTRNPGEPQLLTAESGHFVLDPGQRRVDLILEDGILHRSQTDTPAQYELQQFGSLTVQLDPETVFPRQSLAKGDNELTIPELRAKAAELRGQGLSAHNPIMAIQRKYTIPVACLVFGLIALVLGITHRKDGKNAGFVIGIGVVLVYYVLMYMGEALAKGQKVPADLALWIPNIVLGSAGLVLLVLKTRGYEFSPSIRIPVPARVAAWFSRRSAADAPAGDTTPDKAAEAWTTAGRARKPGANQVVIVIKVPQGILPSFNILDRYLSRIYLRVFGVTFLGMLAVFYIAIFTDYSEYLFKGRTTGGLLLSFFAYSTPQYIYYITALAALVGTLVTVGLLTRTSELTVMQACGVSLYRATVPMLLFGLLWSAVLFGMEQSILAASNRRAEELRALIRSGVARTYGLASRQWMAGSHGQLYHYGRFDPGAQRLEDFTVYTFGSRGWNIVGRTYARVATNMNDTTWRADLGWQRTFGDKNAVTQFTVFPTQTIALDPPAYFGVEEPEAVLAERLKVPQLRTHIAELEKAGYSTIPLQVALHRKIAFPFITVIMTLIAIPFGVTTGRKGTMFGIGIGIALAILYWTTQSFFAAVGSAGVLAPPLAAWAPNILFIAIATYLVASART